The Chanodichthys erythropterus isolate Z2021 chromosome 1, ASM2448905v1, whole genome shotgun sequence genome segment TATGAAAAAGCTCGGCATTATCAAATTCATGTACAGGCGAGTGATGACGGGGGTCTGACCGATTCTTGTAAAATCGATGTAGATGTGATTGATATAAATGACAATAAACCACTCATCAATATCATGTCTAAATTAACCACCTTATCAGAAAACTCTGATCCTGGAACTGTTGTAACTGTGATAAACGTGCAAGACCCAGATGCGGGAGAAAACGGTAACATTTATTGTTCAATTAATGAGAATATTCCTTTTACCCTAAAGTCGACAAATAATAATTTCTTCAGTTTAATCACAGATGGTGATTTAGATCGAGAGCGAGAGTCTGAGTATAACATCAGTGTGACGTGCTCTGATGAGGGCGTGCCCTCTCTCTCCAGCAGCGTCACTCTCTCCTTACAGATATCAGATGTGAATGATAACGCGCCCGTCTTTGAGAAGAGCTCATATGAGGCCTCTGTTCAAGAAAACAACACACCGGGTCTTTCCATATTCACAGTCAGAGCCAGAGACGCAGATTTTAACCAGAACGCGCGCGTGTCTTACATTCTGGAGGACTCGTCGGTTAACGGAGTGCCCGTCTCCTCGTTAGTGTCCGTTAGTGCTGATAGTGGAGTCATACATGCAGTGCGATCTTTCGATTACGAGCAGATCAAAGACTTCCAGTTCCGCGTAAAAGCGCAGGACGGAGGCTCTCCTCCTCTCAGCAGCAACGTGAGCGTGAAAATCATCATTCAGGACCAGAATGACAACGCGCCTCAGGTTCTGTATCCGGTCCAGTCAGGCGCAAATGTGGTGGCTGAAATAGTGCCTCGTTCGGCAGATGTGGGTTATCTGGTGACTAAAGTGGTGGCTGTTGATGTGGACTCTGGTCAGAATGCCTGGCTCTCATATAAACTGCACAAAGCCACAGACAGGGCGCTGTTTGAAGTGGGCTTACAGAATGGAGAAATAAGAACTGTTCGTCAAGTCACAGATAAAGATGCTGTCAAACAAAGACTCACTGTTGTAGTGGAGGACAACGGGCAGCCCTCTCGATCAGCTACAGTCAATGTTAACGTGGCGGTGGCGGACAGCTTCCCTGAAGTGCTCTCGGAGTTCACTGACTTTACGCACGACAAGGAATACAACGACAACCTGACTTTCTATCTGGTCTTGGCCTTGGCTGTGGTTTCATTTCTCTTTATCGTGTCTATCATTGCCATACTGTCAGTCAAATGCTACAGATGGAGACGCGAGCGCATGTTTTATAAATCTGGAGCGAATCTTCCGGTTATTCCGTATTATCCGCCTCTTTACGCAGACGTAGGCGGCACAGGAACTTTACAGCACGTGTACAATTATGAGGTTTGCAGAACCACTGACTCCAGAAAGAGTGATCTGAAATACGCCAGACCTTGCAGTGAGAGCATCATTAGTCTGGACACCActggaacacacacactcacgcatgcgcagagagagagactgaactTTGATGATTGTGATGAACAGGTGAGATTTCTTTTATAACTAATTCATGTGATATTTTAAAACACTTCTCATAATTGAGAATTTTAACTTGAACTGTTGACACTGTCGCTGACTGGTTttctaaaattaagtgtttttgcaattctaagaaatgtttaaattattttagcagGAAATGGCACGAATCATCTGCTGTTGTATGTTCATCCGTTTATTATAGTCTGGTCATGTTTTTTTAGTTTAGCATTTATTGCAGTTGTGTACCTCAAATATTTATTCTCTTTTGTTTGAGGTCTACTGTTTGTCGACGTGTTGTTCTTATGTAGTTCATCTTTCATGCACAGCCATGAAATAAAGAAAATGGCAGCCTGTTTTTCAGATTCCGattgattttttcccccctttgaTATCTTAAGTCGAAGTTGCTTTTATTCtttattcttattcttcttattattattattattattatttacattttgttttcagcTGAAGTCCTGCAGTAAATGGCACGTTGCCACTGAAATGTGTCAGTTAACAATAAAGTTAACATAATTAACTTGTGGTATGCACAGTTCGTTATTTgccgttttattttattttttccttgcATGACTTTCACTTGTTTCACTTGACCATCTTTATTACATTTTCAACTGCTTTTTAACCTGTCTTCCTCTTCAAAAGTAATCTATACactatttcattatttattagatatttcgtatttatattattgtatttaaggTATTTCTCCCTGTCTGTCTGATCAGTGTTCACACACAGATATGGCCTGATCAAAACTTTGAGCAAACAcgaaaatgtatttgtttgttttcctccattattatttatttacacaaacTCATACAATCATTGTATTTTATagatatgtgtatttatatggACATTTGTTGGTTTTATACTTCAAAACTTTTAGTGAATTGCTTTTCTCAGACATGTCTGACACTGAGATAAAggtttaataattttaaattttctgTAGTTCATCAGACTGGACTCATAGTGCCGCTGTTGGTCAATATGTCAGTTTAGAGAGCAGATCTGCTGCAGTTCCACCCCCATCATCTCCATattattagagagagagagaagctgaGAGCGCAGTCTGAAGAGGAGAGAGAAGGAAAATCACGGATATTCTGTATTTAATATCTTCTCTTGGATTTATATACTTTTCTTGTTCTTTTCACTTTGAACATATACATGATTTCCTCCAGTTTTCTGGACTGATTTCTTTGCTTTCATCTTTAATCTTCATCTCGTGGTCTTCAGCAAAATGTCGGACAGAACAATGGCGCGGCAAGTACTGCTGTTTATTTGGTTTCTCTTTCTCAGTTCAGCTCTCGGGCAGGTCAGTTACTCCATTCCTGAAGAAATGGCGAAAGGCTCTTTAGTCGGGAACATAGCGCAGGATTTGGGTTTAGATTTAAAGAGACTGAAATCGGGTAAAGCGCGTATTTATACAGGAGACAGCGCTGAATACATCGAGCTGAATAAAGAAAGAGGAGTCCTCCTTATCAAAGAGAGAATAGACCGAGAGGCGCTGTGCGGACAGACAACGCCTTGCGCGCTGCATTTTCAGATTATTTTGGAAAATCCAATTGAATTTTACCATGTCACTGTCGAGGTAAGCGATATAAATGACAATGCTCCTTATTTCAACAAGCCAGATACCTATTTTGAAATAAGTGAATCTGCTGTAAATGGGGCTAAATTTGATATAGAGCAAGCCGTCGACCAAGATGTCGGGACTAATGCCATTCAAAGCTACATGCTTTCATTAAGCGataatttttcattaaaattgcATAGTCAGGCAGATGGTAGAAAAATAGTTGAGATGGTCTTGCAAAAACCTCTAGATCGAGAGAAACAGGAAGATATTGCTTTAGTTTTGACAGCGATTGATGGAGGCGATCCACATCTGTCTGGAACAACACAGATTCGTATAAAAGTACTCGATGTTAATGACAATGCTCCTGCTTTCACACATTCTGCATACAAGGCCACTGTCGTAGAGAATTCGCCGAAAGGGACAGTTGTCATTAGAGTTGAAGCCTCTGATGCGGATCAGAGCTCAAACGCTGAAATTAGTTATTCAATCACTAATACTCACGACGGTGTGCCCGAAATGTTTGAAATAAACAGACACAATGGCGAATTGAGAATAATTGGTGATATCGATTATGAAAAAGCCAGACATTTTCAGATAAATGTTAGAGCGAGTGATCGTGGAGGTCTAACAGATTCAAGTAAAATAATTATCGACGTTATAGATGTCAATGATAACAAGCCCGTCATCAATATAATGTCAAAGTCAGCTATGTTATCAGAGGACTCTGAACCTGACACT includes the following:
- the LOC137023189 gene encoding protocadherin beta-16-like translates to MSDRTMARQVLLFIWFLSLSSALGQVSYSIPEEMAKGSLVGNIAQDLGLDLKRLKSGKARIYTGDSAEYIELNKERGVLLIKERIDREALCGQTTPCALHLQIILENPIEFYSVTVEVTDVNDHSPFFKRAEMRFRISESAVTGAVFVLERAMDLDVGINGLQTYSLKPTDNFSLKLQTQADGSKLVEMVLQKPLDREKQEHLSLVLTAIDGGDPQLSGTAQIHITVLDVNDNAPVFTQKIYKANIIENALKATVVTTVSASDLDEGSNGKVKYTITNTLDNVPELFEINETNGEVRVTGNIDYEKARHYQIHVQASDDGGLTDSCKIDVDVIDINDNKPLINIMSKLTTLSENSDPGTVVTVINVQDPDAGENGNIYCSINENIPFTLKSTNNNFFSLITDGDLDRERESEYNISVTCSDEGVPSLSSSVTLSLQISDVNDNAPVFEKSSYEASVQENNTPGLSIFTVRARDADFNQNARVSYILEDSSVNGVPVSSLVSVSADSGVIHAVRSFDYEQIKDFQFRVKAQDGGSPPLSSNVSVKIIIQDQNDNAPQVLYPVQSGANVVAEIVPRSADVGYLVTKVVAVDVDSGQNAWLSYKLHKATDRALFEVGLQNGEIRTVRQVTDKDAVKQRLTVVVEDNGQPSRSATVNVNVAVADSFPEVLSEFTDFTHDKEYNDNLTFYLVLALAVVSFLFIVSIIAILSVKCYRWRRERMFYKSGANLPVIPYYPPLYADVGGTGTLQHVYNYEVCRTTDSRKSDLKYARPCSESIISLDTTGTHTLTHAQRERLNFDDCDEQFIRLDS